In Deltaproteobacteria bacterium, the sequence ACGCCGCATTGGGGCAAGGAGTACGATCCGCAGCCCGCCGACAAGCAGCGCGTGCTCGCGCAGCAGCTGGTCGACGCCGGCGCCACCGCGGTGCTCGGCGCCCACCCCCATGTGCTGCAGCCGTGGGAGCAGCTCGTCGCCCCCGATGGTCGCCAGGCGCTGGTGCTCTACTCGCTCGGCAACTTCGCCCACCACCAGCGCTCGCTGCCGCGGCGCAGCTCGATCATCGCCTACCTCGGCCTGCGCCGCGGCGCCGACGGCAACGCGACCGTCGTCGGCGCGCGCTACCTGCCGATCCACGTGCGCATGGAGGGCGACAAGCAGGCCTTCTTCGTCGAGTCGATCGACCGCGTCGGCGGCCCCGACGACGCGCGAGCGCTGGTGGTCGACATGTACGGGCCCGCGAACCTGATCGGGCCCGACGATGCGCTGGTGATGGCGCCGCAGTGCGATCGCAGCTGGCCGAAGGCGGATTGACGACGCCCGGCGCCGCCCGCCGTCAGCGCCCCAACAGCGGCGCCAAGAAGCGCCCGGTGTGGCTGGCCTTCACCTTCGCGACCTTCTCGGGCGTGCCCTCGGCGACGATCTTGCCGCCACCTTCGCCGCCCTCTGGGCCGAGATCGATGATCCAATCGGCGCACTTGATGACGTCGAGGTTGTGCTCGATGACGACCACGGTGTTGCCGGCGTCGACCAGCCGCTGCAGCACGCCGAGCAGGCGATGGATGTCCTCGAAGTGCAGGCCGGTGGTCGGCTCGTCGAGGATGTACAGCGTGCGGCCGGTGTGGCGCTTGCCGAGCTCGCGGCTGAGCTTCACGCGCTGGGCCTCGCCGCCGGACATCGTCGGCGCGCTCTGACCGATCTTCATGTAGCCGAGCCCGACATCGCGCAGGGTCTCGAGCACGCGCACGATCGGCGGGTGGTTCTCGAACATGTCGCGGGCGTCGTCGACCGAGAGCTCGAGCACCTCTTGGATGTTGAGGCCCTTGTAGCGGATGCCGAGGGTCTGCGCGTTGTAGCGCTTGCCCTGGCACACCTCGCACGGCACGTAGACGTCGGCCAGGAAGTGCATCTCGACCTTGACCACGCCGTCGCCCTCGCACGCCTCGCAGCGGCCGCCCTTGACGTTGAACGAGAAGCGCCCGGCCTTGAAGCCGCGCGTGCGCGACTCGGGCAGCTGCGCAAACACGTTACGGATCTCGTCGAAGACCTTGGTGTACGTGCCGGGGTTGCTGCGGGGCGTGCGACCGATCGGGCGCTGATCGATGGCGATGACCTTGTCGAGCGCGTCGAGGCCCTCGATGCTGCGGTGCACGCCGACGCGATCGCTCGAGAAGTGCAGCAGGCGCGACAGCGCCGGCAGCAGGATGCCGTTGACGAGCGAGCTCTTGCCGGCGCCCGAGACCCCGGTCACCGCACACAGCACCCCCAGCGGGAACGCGACGTCGACGTCCTGCAGGTTGTGCTCGCTGGCGCCGCGCACGAAGATGTTGCCGCTGGGCTTGCGCCGGGTCGCGGGCACCTCGATGCGGCGACGCCCGACCATGTAGTCGGCGGTCGCGCTGCCCTTGGCGCGCTCGAGTTCGTCGGGCGTGCCCGCGAACACGACCTCGCCGCCGAGGTGGCCAGCGCCGGGGCCGAAGTCGATCACGTAGTCGGCCGCGCGGATGGTGTCCTCGTCGTGCTCGACCACCAGCACGGTGTTGCCGAGGTCGCGCAGCCGCTGCAGGGTCGCGACCAGCCGCTGGTTGTCGCGCTGGTGCAGCCCGATGCTGGGCTCGTCGAGCACGTACATCACGCCGGAGAGCTCGCTGCCGAGCTGACTGGCGAGGCGGATGCGCTGGGCCTCGCCCCCCGACAGCGACGGCCCGGCGCGATCGAGCGTGAGGTAGTCGAGCCCGACGTTGAGCAAGAAGCCCAGGCGGGCATGGATCTCGCGCAGCACGCCTTCGGCGATCTTCTGCTGGTTGCCGACCAATGCGAGGCCGTGGAAGT encodes:
- the uvrA gene encoding excinuclease ABC subunit UvrA, producing the protein MPAPKLRSVAAAPRLRRPASAEPDAIQVVGARTHNLRIDELWIPKRQLVVFTGVSGSGKSSLAFDTLYAEGQRRYIESLSAYARQFLGQLDRPDVEHLRGLSPTIAIEQKSASNNPRSTVGTITEIYDYLRVLYARIGIQHCHVCGKPVRGQSAEQIVADVLAQPEGTKLVLVAPLVVHRKGEFRDLFEELAGRGFLRVRVDGEIHRLDAPPSLDKKLKHDIELVVDRITVRAADKRRLTESVELGLREGKGELRAEFDGDDRRAPLVYSESRTCCGHSFPELSPQSFSFNSPLGMCPSCNGLGTRMEVDPELVIPDARKSIRDGAIAPWASAMDRGEGWTYRIIEALSKACEVDLDVPWKNLGKKKQGQVLFGLGGKRIKVSWGQEGSESHGSWGMRYEGVIPNLERRFQQAASDSARDMYRRFFAELPCEDCKGKRLRPESLAVKVAARNISEITSYTVRAASDHFHGLALVGNQQKIAEGVLREIHARLGFLLNVGLDYLTLDRAGPSLSGGEAQRIRLASQLGSELSGVMYVLDEPSIGLHQRDNQRLVATLQRLRDLGNTVLVVEHDEDTIRAADYVIDFGPGAGHLGGEVVFAGTPDELERAKGSATADYMVGRRRIEVPATRRKPSGNIFVRGASEHNLQDVDVAFPLGVLCAVTGVSGAGKSSLVNGILLPALSRLLHFSSDRVGVHRSIEGLDALDKVIAIDQRPIGRTPRSNPGTYTKVFDEIRNVFAQLPESRTRGFKAGRFSFNVKGGRCEACEGDGVVKVEMHFLADVYVPCEVCQGKRYNAQTLGIRYKGLNIQEVLELSVDDARDMFENHPPIVRVLETLRDVGLGYMKIGQSAPTMSGGEAQRVKLSRELGKRHTGRTLYILDEPTTGLHFEDIHRLLGVLQRLVDAGNTVVVIEHNLDVIKCADWIIDLGPEGGEGGGKIVAEGTPEKVAKVKASHTGRFLAPLLGR